CGTGTTTGCGGGCGCACACGattgtctctttctctgtgTTGTGGCGCCTCGTCCGCAATCTGTCTGTTTGAAATTTCGCTGTCTGTCGTCTTCGACGCTCTGCATCTGACCTGTCCCGAGCTGCCAGCCTGCACAGCGACGCATGCGGTATCAAACACGTGTTCGCAAGTCTCTCGACTCGAAGcatcttcctctccgcgtctctcctctgtgtctgcaCCAGAAGATACTCATCACATGTTATTGCGTCCACTTCTGGGACACCCGGTGATATGCATACATTtataatatatataggtatacatatagatgtatatatgtgcgtACGTGGGTGTATGTCTAtatctcgcgctcgcgcagtgAACTGTATGTctgtggcgctgccgcccccgtTTTCTGAAGAGGCAGCTCTCCAAAATGTCGCGCTACGTGAAGGTCTTTAGGAAGGTGATGAACCTTCAGCGGCGCaagacgccgctgccctgGACGCCCACCTTTCTCGAGTTCACTAAGGAAACGTCCGTTCCTTTTCCCGTTCGCGAAAAAgtgagaaagaaaaaagccCACTCTGCTGCTGGCATGCGATGGAAGGAACGATCCGCAGTAGCCTCGAGGTTGCCGCGATTGAGGGTATCTGCTGCTTTGTacctctgcgcggctcgcttgGAGGTCTTCACCTGCAGGTAGAGCGCCGTAGTTTCAAGTCTGTGTTAGCAGGTAGATCTAGTTTAactcttcctctccccgctttgctcctctgcgcctgcgctcttTGAGGAGGCCCGtttctttttcctctgcgtccccTGCATGTTTTGTCTTTCTTCGCCGGCTCTGGTCGGCgccctcgttctctctctcctctctctctctctctctgcgttcctctttctccgtctttttccctccttctctctctttctttctccgacttctcttcctctctctcccctctctctcttcccgtcactcccttctctctgttcctctctctcccttctctctcttcctctctctcccttctctctcttcctctctctcccttctctctcttcctctctctcccttctctctcttcccgtCTCTCCTGCCTTCGTTCTCTTGGTTCCAGCCATTCCCTGTGGCTGGCCCTTCCCATGCCgcgccgttttcttctcttttgcGCTTTTCGCAGCTTCAACCGGCTCCAATCGACTTGTCGTACTACTTGAACATGGAAGTCGGCGACCTCGTCGAGGTGAGCAGTGAATCCCGCAAAGGGACGTGGaaagcgcgcgaagaagaaaagataCGTAAACGTTGCAGTATTTTCAGCAAAATGGTGCTACCAATACGCGGACAATCTGCTTTGCTGCagcccgtcgcgccgcggaaaCTGATTATTCTTCAAAATTGTCAATCGGATACTCAATAGTAATAAACTGTGGTGCTGAGGGGGCGAAACGCAGCGGGCGACTGTCGCTTTGAACGCGCATACAACGCATCGATACACGAATGGGTTCTGCAGCTTTCGCACATCGCAGGGACAGTCTCTCGTCTCAGCGcccagaagagaaggaggcgcagcgcgaaacCCAAGAACTGGCGGGGGACTccgcgagggggggaggagggggggaagcagcagctggagagaaaacagaggcAGACCAACAAAGCCTGTCTCCGAATGTCGACGCAGGGGACCCGCGCCGAGTGTATTCCGCTGCGATTGTGCAGAAAGCTGTGTTTCGTCTTGACCTATGTCAAGGCAGTTAATGTTTAGATccgacgcgcagcgcttTGGGTCTTTGCAGTGTTTTCGCGCGAGCGTAGAGGATGCTCAAAAGAATTGTTCGCCTTGTATTCGATCGTAAGTGTTCTTTGCATGTTTGGATGGATGTACAACGTGGCGCAGGTGCTACACGGCCCTGACTGTGGTCGCCAGGGCGTCGTCCTTTCCATCAATAAAAAGAAAAACACTGTCATCGTGGACGGATGCAATATGGTAGGCATCTTTGTTTAAATTGTCGCCAGGTATCTTCGGATTCGGGTATGTTTCCCGCTGCTGCGTTGCTTTTCGGTCGGCAGTCTTTgccgcacacgcacgcgggGCGACCTGGGCTGCTTATTTGCGCGCAGCCGGCAACTCAGGGCGTCGGCGGTCTCGCGCGATATGCTTTCTGGAGTCTTTATAGGagtcttctctcgcgtggCTGTCGGCTTTTTCCAATTTGCATCCTGCGGTGATGAATAAAAGATGGGCGTCTGCGTTTGGGGTTGCATTCTGTCGGAGTCTGGCTGCGATTTTGAGAGGTGAAAGAGCTTTCCAGCTTGCCTGTTTTGAGGCTTTCTCCTCTGGAATTCGAGATTTGGGGTCTccccgcagccgccgtgGGCAGACAGATGCGGAGAGGCCCCGAATTTCTGAAAGTGgaagggcgagcgaggcgtctACGTAGTGCGCGGCCACAGAAAAGGCGAGGAATGGGCGGCTTCGGGGTGTTTCTGCATGCGGCATAtccgcagaaaaaaacttTTTGGAACCCTCGTTTTGGGTCCTCTCTCGTCACGCAAGAAATGCCCATTCACATCACCaacgtcgccctcctcgaccCCGTTGTCAAGTAAGGCCGAACGAAACCCCCTACACGTGGCTGACGCCTCCGCGTGTCTCTAGCCAACGCCAGCGATGGCATACGCACATCTCCTGAGACACACCTAGAGCTCCAGTCCACGCACGATGCCGTGTacatacgtatgtatatatgtgtatccgcatgtatgtatgtctatatgtatataggtGTGCAGACGAGTGGAACTCTGATCAAAATAGTCGGCTTATAAGAATACAcctatctacatatatatatatatatatatatatatgttgcATGCGGCATGCCGAGCAGCTCGAAGACAGGAGTTTTGGCGAGCGGGGCTGGGGTTGCTGTGTCTTCGGTGAGAGGGAGTCTGGAGAGAGTCTCGAGAGACGCCTGATGGTATCTGTCGCGGCAAGGCACGAAGACACCAGTTTGTTCGTAGAGCTGACTGGGGTTGTGTCTGGTAAGCCGGTCAACAGAG
The Besnoitia besnoiti strain Bb-Ger1 chromosome VIII, whole genome shotgun sequence genome window above contains:
- a CDS encoding putative 50S ribosomal protein l24 (encoded by transcript BESB_082530) → MSRYVKVFRKVMNLQRRKTPLPWTPTFLEFTKETSVPFPVREKLQPAPIDLSYYLNMEVGDLVEVLHGPDCGRQGVVLSINKKKNTVIVDGCNMKKTFWNPRFGSSLVTQEMPIHITNVALLDPVVKRPTRVKRRFMMNGECVRISKLSGSAMPEPVPAAALRQPNLYQEYLRQKALGPPIKAAYAKPDPLNLRILQRLAQHIRWAQGAPLPTAEKPQVRQPEPMALQR